A genomic region of Hydrogenovibrio crunogenus contains the following coding sequences:
- a CDS encoding methyl-accepting chemotaxis protein: MKFFNFISINLRLFINTLLSILFLMSIAYIGWSALSEVRVKATNLSNLQHEQSDRIANFQQSLILTTQLSNEYILSQNQTASQKFNSAIDELKKQTEAMLSVLHSEENQKAIHTLESVLRKYKKATNSNVFLKKEVNNTIEFGIEPTTETLKQTIPLLLETDLATEESTLSSALTSIQKRLNTSQLILGKMLSTKNPKLVKAFNENGLGDVANSDIETIVSAFDGNFQYMDTLDELVSARDGYQESFSDIKDYMTTETDNNGSLISLINEANDIIRQLSNQSQLNTTTLINELNLLSNEQIHQLAIISIISLILMILLNLVVVASITRPLHRIKKNIAFISKTGDLKQWTPITGKNELVDMSHNIQELILSFRQITTELQDVGIALSNGEFDKKVEQDYAGDLLTLKDNFNASIHQISDTMTAIQKMSQALNQGNLSFTEPSDQYLGAYRIVIESLNSAMETQMNAIEAVKDVMQMMNKGNFSKRIELNMPGDLSQLKTYLNTSLDKLDEAITHKSYILDHFRQGNFAFEIEGEFEGKLQELKNNMQDMASNISNMLSDVQTASSNAVSGVQEISMGNQDLNERVNKQASAIQNTMNHMQQMVQQINESLSSANTVNNKSTAAKENTLSGVSIVNRMSEAIKEIEGASQEIANFTQVIDDIAFQTNLLALNAAVEAARAGEQGRGFAVVATEVRSLASKSAEAAKSIQAVTQKSLAKVEQGIELSELTKKSFNENAQAIDEISSMMAEMHDSLNHQSHGIEQVNQSLTEINEITQHNASLVEQVTQTSSHIIESVKGVEDQLLHFKLKPNQMVNALPSANEELDSMTDTPHLLPEKIS, encoded by the coding sequence ATGAAGTTTTTCAACTTTATCTCCATCAACTTAAGACTCTTTATCAACACCCTTTTATCTATTTTATTTTTAATGTCCATCGCTTATATTGGTTGGTCAGCACTTTCGGAAGTACGCGTTAAAGCCACCAACTTATCAAACTTACAGCATGAGCAGTCAGATAGAATCGCCAACTTCCAGCAGTCCTTGATTTTAACAACGCAACTCTCTAACGAATATATCCTAAGTCAGAACCAAACTGCCAGCCAAAAATTCAACTCGGCCATTGATGAACTTAAAAAACAAACTGAAGCCATGCTATCGGTTTTACACAGTGAGGAAAATCAAAAGGCAATTCATACACTTGAAAGCGTCTTAAGGAAGTATAAAAAGGCCACTAATTCAAATGTATTTTTAAAGAAAGAAGTTAATAACACCATTGAATTTGGCATAGAGCCGACAACGGAAACACTTAAGCAGACAATACCTCTTCTCTTAGAAACCGATTTGGCAACCGAAGAGTCAACATTGTCAAGTGCTCTAACATCGATTCAAAAGCGGCTGAATACTTCTCAACTAATACTCGGTAAAATGCTCTCGACCAAAAACCCCAAATTAGTCAAAGCATTTAATGAAAATGGACTGGGAGATGTCGCGAATTCTGACATTGAAACAATTGTCAGTGCTTTTGATGGTAATTTCCAATACATGGACACACTCGATGAATTGGTGAGTGCAAGAGATGGCTATCAAGAGTCTTTTAGCGACATCAAAGACTATATGACGACAGAAACTGACAATAATGGCTCGCTGATTTCACTGATTAATGAAGCCAACGACATCATCCGTCAGTTATCAAATCAGTCACAACTAAACACCACAACACTGATTAATGAATTGAACCTCCTTTCCAATGAACAAATTCATCAATTGGCCATTATCAGCATTATCAGCTTAATCTTAATGATTCTACTCAACTTAGTGGTTGTAGCCTCAATTACACGCCCTCTCCACCGTATTAAGAAAAACATTGCCTTCATCTCTAAGACAGGCGATCTTAAACAATGGACTCCCATCACCGGTAAAAACGAATTAGTCGATATGAGCCATAACATTCAAGAACTCATTTTATCTTTTCGTCAAATCACAACCGAACTACAAGATGTGGGAATTGCACTGTCTAATGGAGAGTTTGACAAAAAAGTTGAGCAAGATTACGCCGGCGATTTACTGACATTGAAAGATAACTTTAATGCATCGATTCATCAGATTTCAGACACGATGACAGCTATCCAGAAAATGAGCCAGGCACTGAACCAAGGAAACTTAAGCTTTACAGAACCCTCAGATCAATACTTAGGCGCTTATCGCATCGTGATTGAGAGTTTAAATTCAGCCATGGAAACACAAATGAATGCCATTGAAGCAGTTAAAGACGTCATGCAAATGATGAACAAAGGTAACTTCTCCAAGCGGATAGAGTTAAACATGCCAGGAGATCTGAGCCAACTCAAAACCTATTTAAACACTTCATTGGACAAGCTGGATGAAGCCATTACTCATAAATCTTATATCTTGGATCACTTCCGACAAGGAAACTTTGCCTTTGAAATAGAGGGAGAATTTGAAGGAAAACTTCAGGAATTGAAAAACAATATGCAGGACATGGCTTCCAATATCAGCAACATGCTATCAGATGTTCAAACAGCTTCTTCAAACGCTGTCAGTGGTGTGCAAGAGATCAGCATGGGCAATCAAGACCTCAACGAACGGGTCAATAAGCAAGCCTCAGCCATTCAAAACACCATGAACCATATGCAGCAAATGGTTCAACAGATTAACGAATCTCTCTCAAGTGCCAATACGGTCAATAATAAGAGTACCGCTGCAAAAGAAAATACCTTATCCGGTGTCAGCATTGTCAACCGTATGTCAGAAGCGATTAAAGAGATTGAAGGCGCCAGCCAAGAAATTGCTAACTTTACCCAAGTGATTGATGACATTGCTTTTCAAACCAACTTATTAGCGCTTAATGCAGCGGTAGAAGCCGCTCGTGCAGGTGAACAAGGAAGAGGGTTTGCCGTAGTTGCAACAGAAGTCAGAAGTTTGGCCAGTAAATCTGCTGAAGCGGCAAAAAGCATTCAAGCCGTAACACAAAAAAGTTTGGCAAAAGTGGAACAAGGCATTGAACTGAGCGAATTGACGAAAAAATCTTTTAATGAAAATGCCCAAGCCATCGATGAAATCTCTTCGATGATGGCGGAAATGCATGATTCTTTAAATCATCAATCACACGGCATAGAACAGGTAAATCAATCTTTAACTGAAATCAATGAGATTACTCAACACAACGCTTCCCTCGTTGAGCAAGTTACCCAGACATCAAGTCATATTATCGAAAGTGTTAAAGGCGTTGAAGATCAATTATTACACTTCAAACTAAAGCCCAATCAAATGGTTAACGCTTTGCCTTCGGCAAATGAAGAACTCGATTCAATGACTGATACTCCACACTTACTACCTGAAAAAATATCTTAA
- a CDS encoding 3-deoxy-7-phosphoheptulonate synthase has product MTQYQTDDLRIKTITEVRPPQELHELFPISETAAQTVYDTRQQIHNILTGRDDRILVIIGPCSIHDPGAAREYAKRLKEQADKYRDDLLIVMRVYFEKPRTTVGWKGLINDPLLNESFEINKGLEVARSLLADINDMGVACATEFLDLISPQYIADLISWGAIGARTTESQGHRELASGLSCPIGFKNGTDGGFKIAVDAIRAANNPHIFLSLTKMGHSAIFSTTGNEDCHVILRGGNDGPNYDEASVKDAVEQLQKAGVQNKLMIDCSHANSNKQHERQLVVAQSIKEQLSKGADHIMGAMVESNLVEGRQDAEPGQTLTYGQSITDACISWESSLDLLEDLAQGVQARRAAKK; this is encoded by the coding sequence ATGACACAGTATCAAACCGATGATTTAAGAATCAAAACCATTACCGAAGTTCGCCCTCCTCAAGAGCTTCATGAGCTTTTTCCTATTTCAGAAACAGCTGCTCAAACGGTTTACGATACGCGTCAGCAAATCCATAATATTCTCACAGGGAGAGATGATCGAATCTTAGTCATCATTGGCCCCTGCTCAATCCATGACCCCGGTGCTGCACGGGAATATGCCAAGCGTTTAAAAGAACAAGCCGACAAATATCGAGATGACCTGTTGATTGTGATGCGTGTCTATTTTGAAAAGCCGAGAACAACGGTTGGCTGGAAAGGCCTCATTAACGACCCTTTATTGAACGAATCGTTTGAAATCAATAAAGGGCTTGAAGTGGCTCGTTCCTTATTGGCGGACATCAATGACATGGGCGTTGCTTGTGCGACTGAGTTTTTGGATTTAATTTCCCCGCAATATATTGCCGACTTGATTTCATGGGGAGCTATCGGCGCCAGAACCACTGAAAGCCAAGGGCATCGTGAACTTGCATCGGGTCTATCCTGCCCAATTGGCTTTAAAAATGGGACTGATGGTGGTTTTAAAATTGCTGTAGATGCGATTCGTGCCGCCAACAACCCACATATCTTTCTATCATTGACCAAGATGGGACACTCAGCCATCTTTTCAACCACTGGAAATGAAGACTGCCATGTTATCTTAAGAGGCGGAAACGATGGTCCAAACTATGACGAAGCCAGCGTTAAAGACGCGGTTGAGCAATTACAAAAAGCCGGTGTACAGAACAAGTTAATGATTGACTGTAGTCATGCTAACAGCAATAAGCAACATGAAAGACAACTGGTGGTCGCTCAATCCATCAAAGAACAACTGTCAAAAGGCGCTGACCACATCATGGGGGCAATGGTCGAAAGCAATCTAGTAGAAGGTCGCCAAGATGCTGAGCCAGGGCAAACATTAACTTATGGTCAGAGCATTACCGATGCCTGTATCAGTTGGGAATCGAGCTTAGACTTGTTAGAAGACTTAGCCCAAGGCGTTCAAGCACGACGCGCCGCCAAGAAATAA
- a CDS encoding DUF3579 domain-containing protein: MHCKYIIEGYTEDGRKFRPSDWIDRIASLMASYGSSHRLVFSDLLHPELHDGQKCLIIDTELEIKDPTMFEYVMNFAKSNNLKISQVCDTMETKLGS; encoded by the coding sequence GTGCATTGTAAATACATCATTGAAGGCTATACTGAAGATGGAAGGAAATTCCGTCCGAGCGATTGGATTGACCGCATCGCATCGTTGATGGCCTCATACGGTTCTTCTCATCGTTTAGTTTTTTCCGACTTACTTCATCCTGAATTGCATGACGGTCAAAAGTGTTTGATTATTGATACCGAACTGGAAATCAAAGACCCGACTATGTTCGAGTATGTGATGAATTTTGCGAAATCCAATAATCTAAAAATAAGCCAGGTTTGCGATACGATGGAAACCAAGCTAGGTTCCTAG
- a CDS encoding prepilin peptidase, which produces MLELTQVEAVFAASLLGLIIGSFISMLTWRLPRMLYLDASSKAHSLTLTRSKCPHCENALAWYQLIPVFSWFLTKGKCLNCQTPISVRYPLIELSTMLITGGLVWYFGQTYSALIAIGFSWTLLTILIIDIEHQLILDSLSLPLMWVGLLINSQSYYVSAEQAILGAAIGYLLLWTLFHSFKLLTGKEGMGYGDFKLLAALGAWFGVMAIPQIILIASLSSLVIGGGLALFKVKKLEDPIPFGPFLAIGGWSSLLLGSQLI; this is translated from the coding sequence ATGCTTGAATTGACCCAGGTAGAAGCCGTTTTTGCCGCCAGCCTCCTGGGTCTGATCATTGGAAGCTTTATTTCAATGCTGACTTGGCGACTTCCCAGAATGCTCTATCTGGACGCCAGTTCAAAAGCGCACTCTCTAACCCTGACTCGATCAAAATGCCCTCACTGTGAAAACGCCCTGGCCTGGTATCAATTGATTCCTGTTTTCAGTTGGTTTTTGACTAAAGGCAAATGTTTAAACTGTCAAACGCCTATCTCAGTCCGTTACCCCTTAATAGAACTAAGCACCATGCTGATAACAGGAGGACTAGTTTGGTACTTCGGTCAAACCTACTCCGCACTGATAGCCATTGGATTTTCTTGGACTTTACTGACAATCTTAATTATTGATATTGAACACCAATTAATTTTAGATAGCTTAAGTTTACCTTTGATGTGGGTCGGACTATTAATCAATAGCCAATCGTATTACGTATCGGCGGAACAAGCGATATTAGGGGCGGCAATCGGCTATCTGCTACTATGGACGCTTTTCCATTCTTTCAAACTATTAACCGGCAAAGAAGGCATGGGATATGGTGATTTCAAACTACTCGCAGCGCTTGGCGCTTGGTTTGGTGTGATGGCCATCCCGCAGATTATCCTGATTGCGTCATTGAGCAGTTTGGTGATTGGCGGAGGACTTGCATTATTTAAGGTCAAAAAGCTGGAAGATCCCATCCCTTTTGGACCATTTTTAGCCATCGGAGGCTGGAGTAGTTTACTGTTAGGCAGCCAGTTAATTTAA